A window of Mucilaginibacter paludis DSM 18603 contains these coding sequences:
- a CDS encoding toll/interleukin-1 receptor domain-containing protein — MASQRIQLFISYTWDSEEHMEWVRLLAERFLYEDFDVILDQFDLEIGHDINFFIERSITESAYVLIIMTPKYKQKADNRIGGAGREYYIMNHYLMRDLNKKGGKYIPILRGVDRENSTPIMLYDRISVDLNEDPLDLFKFGRLVDHLRGKKRRPKANDPNALVFLGKPFNGQYRKIQETEESLTEEQLAILVDIVRGMHPQHDRFQDLPTIFRKWWTANPDVFKIAYKTVKTAEGVDTDQKEIIGFSCILPVSEQVFFDYKAGTLSEWQIGDRENDIITSDKNANQSFLLLQSIELLEKFWNVGNYGMSFTFSMLRHIGKLNQSPLKNRLKLFADGNKKGAGLLETHGFHKVVYENDSVDTRPRYLLDFGDQYLSRRPRLTVEQVNSYILSIYGEN; from the coding sequence ATGGCAAGCCAAAGAATTCAACTATTTATATCCTACACCTGGGACAGTGAAGAACATATGGAATGGGTGCGGTTACTTGCTGAACGCTTTCTATATGAAGACTTTGATGTAATTCTTGATCAGTTCGATTTGGAAATCGGCCACGACATTAATTTTTTCATTGAACGCTCAATCACAGAATCAGCTTATGTTCTTATTATTATGACACCTAAATATAAGCAGAAAGCGGATAACAGAATTGGTGGTGCCGGACGTGAATATTATATCATGAATCATTATTTAATGCGTGATCTGAATAAAAAGGGCGGTAAATACATTCCGATTCTCCGGGGAGTTGATCGTGAAAATAGTACACCTATAATGTTATATGACCGTATCTCTGTAGACTTAAATGAAGACCCATTGGATTTGTTTAAGTTTGGCCGGCTTGTCGATCATCTAAGAGGGAAGAAACGTAGACCAAAGGCAAATGACCCCAATGCCCTGGTTTTTTTAGGAAAACCTTTTAACGGACAATATCGGAAAATTCAAGAAACCGAAGAGTCTTTAACTGAAGAACAATTAGCTATCCTGGTTGACATAGTGAGAGGAATGCACCCTCAGCACGACAGGTTTCAGGATCTGCCTACTATCTTCAGAAAATGGTGGACGGCAAATCCTGACGTATTTAAGATAGCTTATAAGACAGTAAAAACAGCTGAGGGGGTTGATACAGATCAAAAGGAAATTATTGGATTTAGCTGTATCTTACCGGTCAGCGAACAGGTTTTTTTTGATTATAAAGCTGGTACGTTAAGCGAATGGCAGATTGGAGATCGGGAAAATGATATAATTACCAGCGACAAAAATGCCAACCAATCCTTTTTATTGCTACAGTCTATTGAGTTATTAGAAAAGTTCTGGAACGTAGGCAATTACGGCATGTCATTTACTTTCAGTATGTTAAGGCATATCGGAAAATTGAATCAATCCCCCCTCAAAAACCGATTAAAACTATTTGCTGACGGAAATAAAAAAGGGGCAGGTTTGTTAGAAACGCATGGTTTTCACAAAGTTGTCTATGAAAATGATTCTGTTGATACTCGACCCAGATACTTATTAGATTTTGGTGATCAATATCTTAGCAGAAGGCCTCGACTTACTGTAGAACAAGTGAATAGTTATATTTTAAGCATTTATGGTGAAAACTGA
- a CDS encoding site-specific integrase: MLESSFGLLYFLKASPNKENVVRYIYARITVDGYSKEFSTKRKWAADRWSQKAERAIGTKEDAKTLNHFLDSFALKVELSRTELMNANKTVTARALKNLALGKSDHRRMILVEFQKHNDEMKKLIGIDFAEGTYERYVTAMSHVKSFIITKYERDDLEVRELNYEFVKDYEVWLKTVRNCSHNTTLKYIGNFKKIVLLCVAKQYILTDPFKLFKAKKKKIKKRPLTPDQLFKLENYKFSTERLSIVRDVFVFQCYTGLAYTDAYQLKAAQIGKGIDGEQWIMSDRQKTKSETNIPLLPGAIRILKKYKNHPICIKRGTVIPVKSNQKMNEYLKEIADLCEITFALTTHRARRTFASTVTLGNDVPIDTVKEMLGHQTVQQTEGYALTSQEKVSRNMRELKEKLQIDLKRPSETPADPATRRPVFLEEISRNLPELRGKASQPSFSPHPSSLPENCTKPIKVDPRNLFQRFADRL, translated from the coding sequence ATGTTAGAATCAAGCTTCGGGTTGCTCTACTTCTTAAAAGCATCCCCAAACAAGGAAAATGTGGTGCGTTACATCTATGCACGAATAACGGTAGACGGATATTCTAAGGAATTTTCTACTAAGAGAAAATGGGCTGCTGACCGTTGGAGCCAGAAAGCCGAAAGGGCCATCGGAACAAAAGAGGATGCAAAAACACTCAATCATTTTTTGGATTCGTTCGCTTTAAAAGTTGAGCTATCCAGAACAGAATTGATGAACGCAAATAAAACCGTAACAGCCCGTGCATTAAAAAATCTCGCATTAGGCAAATCCGATCATCGCAGAATGATCCTGGTAGAATTTCAAAAGCATAACGATGAAATGAAAAAGCTGATCGGAATAGACTTTGCGGAAGGTACATATGAACGGTATGTTACCGCGATGTCTCATGTGAAATCATTCATCATTACTAAATATGAACGTGACGATTTAGAAGTACGGGAACTAAATTATGAGTTTGTCAAGGATTACGAGGTCTGGTTAAAAACTGTTCGCAATTGCAGCCATAATACAACGCTAAAGTATATCGGAAATTTTAAGAAAATAGTGCTGCTTTGTGTGGCCAAACAGTATATCCTGACAGATCCTTTTAAACTGTTTAAAGCAAAAAAGAAGAAAATAAAGAAGCGTCCGCTTACACCCGATCAACTATTTAAACTGGAGAATTACAAATTTTCAACGGAACGACTTTCTATCGTCCGCGATGTATTTGTTTTTCAATGCTATACCGGTTTGGCCTATACCGACGCCTACCAGCTGAAGGCGGCCCAAATAGGCAAAGGCATTGATGGCGAACAATGGATCATGTCGGACAGGCAGAAAACAAAATCAGAAACTAACATCCCCTTGCTACCGGGTGCGATCCGAATCCTAAAAAAATATAAAAACCATCCCATCTGTATCAAAAGAGGCACGGTTATCCCTGTGAAATCGAATCAAAAGATGAATGAATATCTAAAGGAAATAGCTGATCTATGTGAAATTACCTTTGCATTAACTACACACAGGGCCAGACGCACCTTTGCAAGCACTGTGACATTAGGTAATGATGTACCTATTGACACGGTAAAGGAAATGCTGGGACACCAAACAGTGCAGCAAACAGAGGGTTATGCGTTGACCTCACAGGAAAAAGTATCAAGAAACATGCGGGAATTAAAAGAAAAGCTACAGATCGACCTAAAAAGACCATCGGAAACCCCTGCTGATCCAGCAACAAGGCGTCCAGTTTTTTTAGAAGAAATATCCAGAAATCTGCCAGAACTTCGTGGCAAAGCTTCGCAACCATCCTTTTCACCACACCCAAGCAGTCTTCCTGAAAACTGTACTAAACCGATTAAAGTTGACCCCCGTAATTTATTTCAACGGTTTGCGGATAGGCTCTAA
- the traJ gene encoding conjugative transposon protein TraJ, producing the protein MAKWKGAAILAVVGMVMPQLCHAGVADSIHDLQSVLDQLYDDMIPLCGNMIAVGQGIAGFAALWYIAFRVWKHIANAEPIDFYPLFRPFAVGLAIILFPFVLNIINSVLKPTITATENMVGDSNRAMNRMLDNSSDTASVEGAGTGMGSDPDKWYRYTHPGTGTASPAVKNTNPIAVQVSGWGLKSMIKRLIAEFLNVLYQAAALCIDTIRTFELIVLAILGPLVFGLSVFDGFQHSLKQWLARYINVYMWLPVANIFGAIISKVQENMLRLEQNGSTPFVGSSNTAYLIFMLIGICGYFTVPSIANYIMSVGGHAILKKTSSALGGAAGIMKG; encoded by the coding sequence ATGGCAAAGTGGAAAGGTGCTGCAATACTTGCAGTGGTGGGAATGGTAATGCCCCAATTATGTCACGCAGGCGTGGCTGATTCAATACATGACCTTCAGAGCGTACTGGATCAGCTCTATGACGACATGATCCCTTTATGTGGTAACATGATCGCTGTGGGGCAAGGGATCGCAGGCTTTGCAGCCTTATGGTATATCGCATTTCGGGTGTGGAAACACATCGCCAATGCAGAGCCGATAGATTTTTACCCTTTGTTCCGGCCTTTCGCTGTCGGCCTTGCTATTATTTTATTTCCATTCGTCCTTAATATCATCAATTCGGTATTAAAGCCCACCATCACCGCCACTGAAAATATGGTCGGCGATTCCAACCGGGCCATGAACCGGATGCTGGATAATTCTTCGGATACGGCTTCCGTTGAAGGTGCTGGCACAGGTATGGGAAGCGACCCGGACAAATGGTATAGGTATACACATCCGGGCACGGGCACCGCGTCACCAGCCGTAAAAAACACCAATCCTATAGCCGTGCAGGTATCAGGATGGGGCCTGAAAAGCATGATCAAGCGATTGATCGCTGAGTTTCTCAATGTGCTGTACCAGGCCGCTGCGCTGTGTATCGATACCATCCGAACATTCGAGCTGATCGTCCTCGCTATCCTGGGGCCGCTGGTGTTTGGCCTTTCCGTGTTCGATGGATTCCAGCATAGCCTGAAACAGTGGCTCGCCAGGTACATCAACGTATATATGTGGCTGCCTGTTGCCAATATCTTCGGTGCGATCATCAGCAAAGTACAGGAAAACATGCTCCGCCTGGAGCAAAACGGCTCCACGCCATTCGTCGGCTCCAGTAATACAGCTTACCTGATTTTCATGCTGATCGGTATCTGCGGCTACTTCACTGTACCCAGCATTGCTAACTATATCATGAGCGTTGGAGGCCATGCTATACTGAAGAAGACCAGCAGCGCTTTAGGCGGTGCAGCGGGTATAATGAAAGGATAA
- the traK gene encoding conjugative transposon protein TraK, with the protein MFTKMKNIDSAFRQMRTFFVAVIAGYSLITGVVIYNSHQRASKAEQRVIVLANGKAIQAYESDRKDNIVVEAKDHVKTFHNAFFTFDPDEKVIQANVTKALYLADGSAKREYDNLKENGYYANIMSGNISQRIMVDSVAVDLNSYPYPFRCYATQSIIRTTSTIARSLVTEGFLRNVIRSDNNPHGFLIERWTTLENKDITTHNP; encoded by the coding sequence ATGTTTACAAAAATGAAAAATATTGATTCTGCCTTCAGGCAGATGCGGACCTTTTTTGTCGCCGTTATTGCCGGTTATTCGCTGATCACCGGTGTAGTGATCTACAACAGCCATCAAAGAGCCAGCAAGGCGGAACAGCGGGTAATTGTTCTGGCGAATGGGAAAGCTATACAGGCATATGAATCAGACCGGAAAGACAACATCGTTGTCGAAGCAAAAGACCATGTGAAAACTTTTCATAATGCCTTCTTTACCTTTGATCCAGACGAAAAGGTTATTCAGGCCAATGTAACCAAAGCCTTATACCTGGCCGACGGATCAGCCAAACGGGAATATGATAATCTAAAGGAGAACGGTTATTACGCCAATATCATGAGTGGCAACATCAGCCAGCGGATCATGGTAGATAGCGTAGCTGTTGATCTGAACAGCTATCCGTATCCCTTCCGCTGTTATGCAACACAAAGTATTATCCGAACGACCAGTACCATCGCCCGGAGCCTGGTCACGGAAGGGTTTCTGCGTAATGTGATCCGGAGCGACAACAATCCCCACGGTTTTTTGATCGAGCGCTGGACCACTTTAGAAAATAAGGACATCACCACTCATAACCCCTGA
- the traN gene encoding conjugative transposon protein TraN codes for MKKISVVVMGIILALSSNLFAQNERSKRISEISPIELAITYSKTSNIVFPYAIVGVDRGSSDVLAQKAKGVENILQLKAAIPNFKETNLTVITADGHLYSYVLSYLDSPRVLNIQYERETKDRPALLTSSPDLNDADVKSDSKYVSEKERPIRRLKKDKYDVRFSIDGIYIHSNVMYYQVVIKNSSHVDYDIDQLRFYIRDKKKAKRTATQEIEVKPTYVENDAARVLAATERRLVFAMPKFTLPDDKDLIVQLMEKDGGRHLELKVSNDRLINAIPVTR; via the coding sequence ATGAAAAAGATCAGTGTAGTAGTGATGGGGATCATCCTCGCTTTGAGTTCAAACCTTTTTGCTCAGAATGAACGATCAAAGCGTATCTCCGAAATCAGTCCGATCGAATTGGCGATCACGTATTCCAAAACCTCCAATATTGTTTTCCCTTACGCCATTGTAGGCGTTGACCGGGGTAGCAGTGATGTATTGGCCCAGAAAGCGAAGGGCGTGGAAAATATACTCCAGCTCAAAGCTGCCATACCCAACTTTAAAGAAACCAACCTCACGGTGATCACAGCAGATGGTCATTTGTATTCCTACGTGTTGAGTTATTTAGATAGCCCCCGTGTACTGAACATCCAATATGAAAGAGAAACGAAAGACAGACCTGCCTTGCTTACCAGTTCACCAGATTTAAACGATGCTGATGTTAAAAGCGATTCAAAATATGTGTCGGAAAAAGAACGCCCGATCAGGAGGTTGAAGAAGGATAAATACGATGTGCGGTTCAGTATCGACGGTATTTACATCCACAGTAATGTGATGTATTACCAGGTTGTGATCAAAAATAGCAGCCACGTTGATTATGATATTGACCAGTTGCGCTTCTATATCCGGGATAAGAAAAAGGCCAAACGTACAGCCACCCAGGAGATCGAAGTTAAACCTACCTATGTCGAAAACGATGCAGCCCGTGTCTTAGCGGCCACTGAACGACGCCTTGTGTTCGCGATGCCCAAATTCACGCTTCCCGATGACAAAGACCTGATCGTGCAATTGATGGAAAAAGACGGCGGCAGGCACCTGGAACTAAAGGTTAGTAATGACAGGCTCATCAACGCCATCCCGGTAACCAGGTAG
- a CDS encoding CHAT domain-containing tetratricopeptide repeat protein, translating to MKQFYCTIITALIICITAPVKAQSCAALADSTVKIYRQDGPVKAAPLAEKACKVCQTEQDQGGYMNALRNLATIVSDTGNVAKALSLYNEALRISTKLYPDGHMSTVNILMDLSTLVRLDTGIAYLKQARGVVQKITNGQNSYDYARVTNNIARLYTQAGFYEEAKKYLKEALTAEGSLPNPSNSEVTWNSLNIGAVLSADMGDYQTALEVYDRLSKVYWRKYNSDPSPYLSVQNNLGGLYYKLSNYKKAAEIFTGVKEKFESLQIVNNDYVDVLGNLAVCFSESGQTDKAIPLFDKVIELSRNLNDDELYANTISDKASCYAQQKQFDNAITLLKEALTIRKNLYHNENELYLQTLGSLASCLRDSGNIVESVVLSEKILQILPSVVGPASSDYASHMQEAALCYWAQGNLVKTGSLLKNMQENLNNQVKNNFYGFNSQQREQLITSFYSSFQFDAAYVALLNKQHNTSFNGWLFDIELARKNMLLSTNKRFTTAIETSQDTTLQRMYERWNKLSINLAKQYSLPRSARVRNLDSLQTVKDNLERKIALQSKEFRAEVEKGTVTWQQVRDVLKPGEAAIEFIKYDGYNKDFTDSVFFAALVIKHGDTLPSWVSLCNSRELIKVMRSTQDLITDQDKVNALYGSKDRADNRLYRLLWLPVSAALSGVTTVYYAPTSVLNNVAFPAMRTSSGKYLVEVYDMVQLSSTRNFIQRQPDFKITAGMKATLFGAINYNDFDNAAPRVKPEKEIIPGAARGLDRDYVDGKSWEFLPGTEKEIRAVDTILKAAQIKVSIWSENHASEERLKSLNGINAPDILQISTHGFYFENKSAAYSNVFTRTIQQNLKYSPDPLQRSGLLFSGANKTWMGEQVVSEREDGILTAAEITNLNLSKVGLVVMSACRTALGDISGDESAYGLESATKLAGAKNTIMSLWRISDTESPVFMTNIYHYLAQNNSLHEAFRKTQLLLSKQLDPYYWAAFSLSD from the coding sequence ATGAAACAATTTTACTGTACAATTATTACCGCCTTAATAATCTGCATTACTGCGCCGGTAAAAGCACAAAGCTGCGCGGCTCTTGCTGATTCTACGGTTAAAATCTATAGGCAGGATGGTCCTGTCAAAGCTGCCCCTTTAGCTGAAAAAGCTTGTAAAGTATGCCAAACGGAGCAGGATCAGGGAGGCTATATGAATGCGTTAAGAAACCTGGCAACTATAGTTTCCGATACCGGAAATGTTGCAAAAGCACTTTCCTTATATAACGAGGCACTCAGGATAAGTACAAAGCTATATCCGGATGGTCACATGTCTACCGTAAATATCTTAATGGACTTATCCACTTTGGTACGCTTAGATACCGGGATCGCTTATCTCAAACAGGCAAGAGGTGTCGTTCAAAAAATCACCAATGGTCAGAATAGCTATGACTACGCCCGTGTTACCAATAATATTGCAAGGCTTTATACCCAGGCAGGCTTTTATGAAGAAGCAAAAAAATATTTAAAAGAAGCATTAACAGCAGAAGGTAGTTTACCTAATCCTTCAAATAGCGAAGTGACATGGAATAGCCTGAATATAGGTGCCGTGCTTTCTGCTGATATGGGAGATTATCAAACAGCTCTCGAAGTATATGACCGGCTGTCAAAAGTTTACTGGCGAAAGTATAACAGTGACCCTAGTCCTTATCTGTCGGTTCAGAATAATCTTGGTGGTTTATATTACAAACTGTCCAACTACAAAAAGGCGGCAGAAATTTTCACAGGTGTTAAAGAGAAATTTGAATCACTTCAAATTGTTAATAATGATTACGTGGACGTACTTGGTAATCTGGCGGTATGCTTTTCCGAATCAGGACAAACTGATAAGGCTATTCCCTTATTTGATAAGGTTATCGAACTGAGCCGTAATCTGAACGACGACGAACTGTATGCCAATACCATTAGTGACAAAGCCTCCTGTTATGCTCAACAAAAGCAGTTTGACAACGCCATTACTTTATTAAAAGAAGCATTGACCATACGCAAAAATTTGTATCATAATGAAAATGAACTTTACCTGCAAACATTAGGTAGCCTGGCTTCCTGTTTGCGGGATAGTGGCAACATTGTCGAATCCGTTGTATTGTCTGAAAAGATACTGCAAATCCTGCCCTCCGTAGTAGGACCGGCAAGTTCCGATTATGCAAGTCACATGCAGGAAGCAGCACTTTGTTACTGGGCTCAGGGGAATCTTGTAAAAACAGGGAGTCTGCTTAAAAACATGCAGGAAAACCTCAACAACCAGGTAAAGAATAATTTTTATGGCTTCAACAGCCAGCAACGGGAACAGTTGATCACCAGTTTTTACAGCTCATTCCAATTCGATGCAGCCTATGTTGCCCTTTTAAATAAGCAGCATAATACTTCATTTAACGGTTGGCTATTTGATATAGAACTGGCAAGAAAAAACATGCTTTTATCGACCAATAAAAGATTTACTACAGCCATAGAAACAAGTCAGGATACTACGCTTCAAAGAATGTATGAGAGATGGAATAAGTTGTCAATCAATCTGGCGAAACAATATTCACTGCCGCGCTCAGCGCGTGTCCGAAACCTGGACAGTCTGCAAACCGTAAAAGATAATCTGGAGCGCAAAATTGCGCTCCAGTCGAAGGAATTCAGAGCTGAAGTGGAAAAAGGGACTGTGACATGGCAACAGGTAAGAGATGTGCTTAAACCAGGGGAAGCGGCAATTGAATTTATAAAGTATGATGGCTACAACAAAGATTTTACCGATAGCGTTTTTTTTGCAGCGCTCGTCATAAAACACGGCGACACTTTGCCTTCCTGGGTAAGCCTGTGCAACTCCAGGGAACTTATCAAAGTAATGCGAAGCACTCAGGACCTGATTACAGACCAGGACAAAGTGAATGCACTCTATGGATCTAAAGACAGGGCAGATAACAGACTTTACAGATTACTATGGCTTCCTGTTTCGGCTGCGCTTTCAGGAGTAACCACCGTTTATTACGCACCTACTTCAGTATTAAACAATGTTGCTTTTCCGGCAATGCGCACTTCCTCCGGTAAGTATTTAGTTGAAGTATACGATATGGTGCAATTAAGCAGCACACGCAATTTTATACAACGACAGCCTGACTTTAAAATAACAGCCGGTATGAAGGCGACCCTGTTTGGAGCCATCAATTACAATGATTTTGATAACGCCGCCCCCCGTGTAAAACCAGAAAAAGAAATAATTCCAGGGGCGGCACGTGGCCTTGACAGGGACTATGTAGATGGAAAGTCATGGGAATTTTTACCCGGTACAGAGAAAGAGATCAGAGCTGTCGATACTATTCTCAAAGCAGCTCAAATCAAGGTTAGTATTTGGAGCGAAAATCATGCTTCAGAAGAACGTCTAAAGAGTTTAAACGGCATCAACGCTCCTGACATTCTGCAAATTTCCACTCATGGCTTTTATTTCGAGAACAAGTCTGCCGCTTACAGCAATGTATTTACCAGAACCATTCAACAAAATTTAAAGTACAGCCCCGATCCTTTGCAACGGTCAGGACTCCTTTTTTCCGGTGCTAATAAAACCTGGATGGGCGAACAGGTTGTTTCCGAAAGGGAGGATGGAATACTTACAGCTGCTGAAATTACCAATCTTAATTTAAGCAAGGTGGGGCTGGTCGTTATGTCAGCATGCCGTACTGCCCTGGGCGATATCAGTGGAGATGAAAGTGCGTATGGGCTGGAAAGTGCAACAAAACTGGCGGGAGCAAAAAATACGATTATGAGCCTATGGAGGATTTCTGATACCGAATCGCCTGTTTTTATGACAAATATTTACCATTATCTGGCTCAGAACAACTCACTGCATGAGGCATTTAGAAAAACACAACTGCTCTTAAGCAAACAGTTAGATCCTTACTATTGGGCAGCTTTTAGCTTATCAGACTAA
- the traM gene encoding conjugative transposon protein TraM — protein sequence METTTHSVKFLRKRKFFVAVPALILPFITLLFWVMGGGTSASAEDPLKDKKGFNTALPDAKFKKDQSFDKMSYYDQAATDSAKRLEQSKKDPYYKDSSNRAVQVPDSLTGPMGPNAGLIGTRSKIRPEYTDQHEAKIYSKLSELNAAMNRSEQAQRTQTSPPAASAEAKPAVSSADVTRLEQMMKSMNDKGEDPEMSQLDGMLEKIMDIQNPNRAQEKIKAASDKRRGQVLPVTTKVNHDPLSLLSSSPAYLPGKDSTISVRPLANSFYSLNNSVEENTTQDAIPAVVHETQTIVNGSTVKLRLTSDVYINGVLIPKDNFIFGTAALEGERLAIQISGVRFKNSLFAVQLTACDLDGMEGIYIPGAITRDAMKQSAESSVQSIGSTNFDPSLVSQAAGAGIEAARGLFSKKIKLIKVVIKAGYRVLLRDEKQKQAN from the coding sequence ATGGAAACGACAACACATTCCGTGAAATTCCTGCGCAAAAGAAAATTCTTCGTAGCAGTACCAGCGCTGATCCTGCCCTTTATCACCCTGCTGTTTTGGGTGATGGGTGGCGGCACATCCGCCAGTGCAGAAGATCCCTTGAAAGATAAGAAGGGTTTTAACACGGCCTTGCCGGATGCGAAATTTAAAAAGGATCAGTCTTTCGACAAAATGAGCTACTACGATCAGGCGGCCACTGATTCCGCAAAGCGCTTAGAACAATCCAAGAAAGACCCGTACTATAAGGACAGTAGTAATAGAGCGGTGCAGGTACCGGATAGCCTAACCGGACCGATGGGGCCTAATGCCGGTTTGATCGGTACCAGATCGAAGATCAGGCCCGAATATACGGATCAGCACGAAGCAAAAATTTATAGCAAGCTCTCTGAGCTGAACGCCGCCATGAATCGATCAGAGCAGGCGCAGCGTACCCAGACATCGCCGCCTGCTGCTTCAGCGGAAGCCAAACCCGCTGTAAGTAGTGCGGATGTAACGCGTCTGGAACAAATGATGAAGAGCATGAACGATAAAGGCGAAGATCCTGAAATGTCACAGCTCGACGGGATGCTTGAAAAAATAATGGACATCCAGAACCCTAACCGGGCGCAGGAAAAGATCAAAGCCGCTTCGGACAAACGCAGAGGGCAAGTGTTACCGGTAACCACGAAAGTTAACCATGATCCGCTATCCTTATTGTCGTCCAGCCCGGCTTACCTACCCGGTAAAGATTCTACGATCTCCGTCCGTCCGCTTGCCAATAGTTTCTATTCCTTAAATAATTCGGTAGAAGAAAACACTACGCAGGATGCGATACCTGCGGTCGTGCATGAAACGCAAACCATTGTTAACGGATCGACCGTGAAGCTGCGCCTGACCTCGGATGTGTATATCAATGGCGTATTGATCCCAAAGGACAATTTTATTTTCGGAACGGCGGCGCTGGAGGGGGAAAGGCTGGCGATCCAGATCAGCGGCGTCAGGTTCAAGAACAGTCTGTTTGCCGTGCAATTGACCGCCTGTGACCTGGACGGTATGGAAGGTATTTATATCCCTGGTGCCATTACACGGGACGCCATGAAGCAGTCTGCCGAAAGCTCTGTGCAAAGCATCGGTTCGACCAATTTTGATCCTTCACTGGTATCCCAGGCAGCCGGCGCGGGTATTGAAGCCGCCCGTGGTCTATTCTCCAAGAAGATCAAATTGATCAAAGTGGTGATCAAGGCCGGATACCGGGTATTGCTGCGTGACGAGAAACAAAAGCAAGCAAATTAG
- a CDS encoding ParB N-terminal domain-containing protein: MFPGLSYCLPVLLYLTEIPCSIFFDLPNSYQAFLFATVNGNQKRVDRSLALEQFGFNVDEEPRESWTPEKIAVYYSRRLNIKDAPFHFHIRVAPRDDQYLVSTAVKSDWFVSTATVVDGIVDLISKNAKRDRVEMQQQCIFKGRNRKQLSKIKDDSPLRVLYLKGDAEHDELIYNIVIDFFEVMKNYVWIHCAPNSFITKTIGIQASFDFLKRILLKESATLDSINFTKWVKSFEKVDFSDTYFQQSSSVGRSRIRNLMLIANNLDNEQRIREEDRNKLNQLLHESNL; the protein is encoded by the coding sequence GTGTTTCCAGGCTTAAGTTATTGTCTGCCTGTTCTTTTGTACTTAACTGAAATTCCTTGCTCTATATTTTTTGATTTGCCAAATTCGTATCAAGCTTTTTTATTTGCAACTGTTAATGGAAACCAGAAAAGGGTGGATCGGAGTTTGGCTTTAGAACAATTTGGCTTTAATGTCGATGAAGAACCCCGAGAATCTTGGACACCTGAAAAAATTGCTGTTTATTATAGCCGTCGCCTTAATATTAAAGATGCACCCTTTCATTTTCACATTAGAGTAGCTCCTCGTGATGACCAATATTTAGTATCAACAGCAGTCAAGTCTGATTGGTTTGTATCTACTGCCACTGTAGTTGATGGAATTGTAGACTTAATTTCAAAAAACGCTAAACGCGACAGGGTGGAAATGCAACAACAATGTATATTTAAAGGCCGCAACCGAAAGCAATTATCTAAGATCAAGGATGATAGTCCATTGCGCGTTTTATACTTAAAAGGAGACGCTGAACATGACGAATTAATTTATAATATTGTTATAGATTTTTTTGAAGTTATGAAAAATTATGTCTGGATACATTGTGCTCCAAATTCATTCATTACCAAAACTATAGGTATTCAAGCATCATTTGACTTTCTAAAACGGATACTACTTAAGGAATCAGCCACCTTAGATTCAATAAATTTTACAAAGTGGGTTAAGTCCTTTGAAAAAGTTGATTTTTCCGATACATACTTTCAACAATCATCCAGCGTGGGCAGGTCAAGGATTAGAAACCTTATGTTAATTGCTAATAATTTAGATAATGAGCAGAGAATTAGAGAAGAAGATCGTAATAAACTTAACCAACTTTTGCACGAATCCAATCTTTGA
- a CDS encoding recombinase family protein — protein sequence METQIKACNLYAERCKYSTLAKFGGTYESAQTDERKQFTAMLSFVKKAKEKVSYILVYSLERFSRNDNSIWLSGQLRKLGIEIVSVTQPIDTSNPSGQMQQKMLFLFGEFDNQLRKEKCMAGIKEMLLVSRQFDIVVYLLYLYHPKRI from the coding sequence CTGGAAACACAAATTAAAGCCTGTAATCTATACGCCGAGCGATGCAAATATTCTACCCTGGCAAAGTTTGGAGGTACTTATGAAAGTGCTCAAACAGATGAACGTAAGCAATTTACAGCCATGCTCTCCTTCGTTAAAAAAGCAAAGGAAAAGGTATCCTATATCTTGGTCTATAGCTTAGAGCGATTTTCCCGAAACGATAATTCTATCTGGCTGAGTGGACAATTACGAAAATTAGGCATTGAGATAGTATCCGTAACACAACCAATTGACACCTCTAATCCTTCGGGGCAGATGCAACAGAAAATGCTTTTTCTTTTCGGCGAGTTTGATAACCAGCTGCGTAAGGAAAAATGTATGGCTGGTATAAAGGAAATGCTCCTAGTGTCGCGTCAATTTGATATTGTCGTATATTTATTATACCTTTATCATCCAAAACGGATATGA